One genomic window of bacterium BMS3Abin14 includes the following:
- a CDS encoding glucosamine--fructose-6-phosphate aminotransferase yields MRNLCSVNNPYNDDKVISQCSIFGMMNTSGKLISGKDCITAITNMHERGNGLGAGFAIYGIYPDRPDDYALHIMFETKVSREETETYLRRLFDISLAEEVPTFPTETITNPPYIWRYFVRPKLKETHEIVNEDDVVTRRVFKINISIEGAFVFSSGKNMGVFKGVGFPEDIALFFGLEHYHGYIWTSHGRFPTNTQGWWGGAHPLSLLDWTVVHNGEISSYGANRRFLEMYGYVCTMQTDTEVVAYAVDLLERKHGLPIEVVMDIFSPPIWEQIDRMNSSDRKYFEAIRNTYGSLLLNGPFAIIVAHHGEMIAHTDRIRLRPMVAGIKGDIVYASSEESAIRLVCPELDKIWIPTGGHPVIARLKGTEGHDVVEGGREFLGTTVMEVQ; encoded by the coding sequence ATGAGAAACCTTTGCAGTGTCAACAACCCATATAACGACGACAAGGTCATCTCCCAGTGCTCCATCTTCGGGATGATGAATACCTCCGGGAAGCTCATTTCGGGCAAAGATTGCATAACGGCCATCACCAACATGCATGAGCGTGGGAACGGGCTCGGGGCCGGGTTTGCCATATACGGTATCTACCCCGATCGGCCCGACGATTATGCTCTCCACATCATGTTCGAAACCAAGGTCAGCCGCGAGGAAACCGAGACCTATCTAAGGAGGCTCTTCGATATCAGCTTGGCCGAGGAGGTCCCCACCTTTCCTACGGAAACCATTACCAACCCTCCTTATATCTGGAGGTATTTCGTTCGCCCCAAGCTCAAGGAAACACATGAGATAGTCAATGAGGATGATGTTGTCACGCGAAGGGTCTTCAAAATCAACATATCCATTGAAGGCGCTTTCGTTTTTTCCTCGGGCAAGAACATGGGGGTTTTCAAGGGAGTGGGATTCCCTGAGGATATCGCCCTGTTTTTCGGGCTGGAACACTACCATGGTTATATCTGGACGTCCCATGGACGGTTTCCGACCAACACTCAGGGCTGGTGGGGCGGCGCGCACCCGCTGTCACTGCTGGACTGGACCGTGGTTCACAATGGTGAGATCTCGTCCTACGGCGCCAACCGCAGGTTTCTCGAGATGTACGGCTATGTATGCACCATGCAGACGGATACCGAGGTGGTGGCCTACGCTGTGGACCTCCTGGAAAGGAAGCACGGTCTTCCCATCGAGGTGGTAATGGACATCTTTTCGCCGCCGATCTGGGAGCAGATCGACCGTATGAACTCCAGTGACAGGAAATATTTCGAGGCCATCCGGAATACTTACGGCTCCCTGCTGCTCAACGGGCCCTTCGCCATTATCGTGGCCCATCATGGAGAGATGATCGCCCACACCGACCGTATTCGTTTAAGGCCAATGGTTGCCGGGATAAAGGGAGATATCGTATACGCCTCATCCGAGGAATCGGCTATCCGCCTGGTTTGTCCGGAGCTGGACAAGATATGGATTCCCACCGGCGGGCACCCGGTCATAGCCCGTCTGAAAGGGACCGAAGGACACGACGTTGTCGAGGGTGGACGGGAGTTTCTGGGGACGACCGTTATGGAGGTTCAATAG